cctttattattccatagttacctgaaccacttagctccaacttaataccatattacaccatcttcccccctttagggggtattaacatttaatgctatgaagacttacttgtaaatattttacctcttcatcttcgacgtcttttcacgtctttattgactcttactcgtcttgcagtaacccttatgtaccaaggataattgAATATCTTACACACGATGGTATCAGATACCTAGTATAACTgaaacacttagtcccttaagcttaactttgctcaaagtgcttgctttagggaagcgtcttcctgagtgacctttaaaggttattcttctgttgttgaTTGTATTATTGCTGGAATGCGATCTTTGAAATTCTCTTGATGTCTACTATCATAACCTCATTCGATTCCTAATTGatattcagtttatcttgtttacTAGCCCATGCTGGTTTCTATTACTCAGGGGGTctaatttttttgttttggtaATCACATTGgacgcaccaactcatttctcgaaataaggatatgacttttggcctatactcttttattgtctcaaggcatgtcacctcttgtcttttctttcacttgactatagactctgtcatcatatcatattttgatttaccgttatcacccatttgtCACATCTTTCTCATATACTTcgtttactctcttcttattctcctgctaatacttCTGTCTATcgcattattctgaaaacttcaacaaaatattgtttcgcttttagctcccttggctcaatccaccatttcgggttactctaacccaagatggatcttgatatcccatccttctcttaaactatatatgttagctctcatagggcataactgagatgggtgctctatttctgttgaaggtaacttaaaATCCTTTTATTTCTCTACCTGACGTGGAAATcagataatcttcattaactaggtacctcgtacccttcttcaccttgcttctgttacctgttgaaacatatacttttaccttctgatactcccatggcctgctattcacggggtatgttagaatattcccgtcttagggtaaatgggaaattcACACATATGGTAAGCACGATCTAATAGGGTCTCAAACGGGCCACGTAGTCACAAATTATCTCTCTACTAATGCCCTTACATGCTGTTGTATTAGCCCTCTAGCTagctataatttttctaattgaaagaatctctatatcattagcaaacataagctttggctcgaactcttatgattcggctctatagcacgatttggatttgaataaagggtaacagactcctaaatgccttgtagcctcctgcttataagtgtggtgcacaacacacccataaacaagactctactagacacggcttgtagactccctaggatagaactgctctgataccaatttagtcacgccccaaacctgaagaggcgtggccgacacccggtaccatactcggcccgagtgtaccactctgtaactgtgaactctagaggggtaaccttcaacctaggccgatgaggccatattctgaatcacctgaaaaAATCGTCtctctcatctaaggggtaaacatacccaaatactcatatatatatatatatatatatatatatatatatatatatatataaaatgtgcAGACTGACGAGGCCGacatgaacatctactgatatacaaactatacatgacttgtctacaagcctctagagatagttgaattgTATCATAGTCGggatagggccccgacctacccatcaaacctgtatatataaaacggactccaaggtatagacctggtaactccggggaagtaaAGCTTACCAACCAAGTTGATATTTGGCTTTGTCTACTGGGAGGGTCTacccagctgtctatcaggacctgcagacataaaatgcagtgtccccagcaaagggacgtcagtacaaaataatgtactgagtatgtaaggcaacagaataactgaaggctgaaactgaactgatgatataataactgaatgtaactaggagtcaaaaataatcttaagatatgcttacctgttgatactgactcaactctctccatatagtatgtaaaatagttgtccggtcctataaggctcggtatgtgtaactgccctgccgtagtaggctcgctcataggtgcttggccatactaggctctgtgtctcggccattctgggctcgctcataggcgctcggccatagtaggctcggtatataacttaccatctgatcagaggttgcccaataggggcctgcccaccgattatagctcgatggtggtgaaaatactgtaatactgtatatatatatatatatatatatatatatatatatatatatatatatatatatatatatatatatatataccctctgctctcttgactgaaagaagacaatactcaattgaacataaaaGTCTCGATAAGGGATAATACTGTAACTtgtgagactagaataatgtgaataaattcatgaatacgaacttctctttatgtctcattatcaaacatatgtagttacATGATCATGCTAAAATGATGAAaaagtttagccttaacataccttatcataatctttacaatcaccaagttgaactcgcctcttcgtaccttaatccacaataacaataataatactatcattaagttacgaaaggtacaactatcgcacaatgaacgacaagcttattttgtattaaaacgggcagcatctcccctataatccttacttcctccaaattcaagataacaccaacaatacaagaatacaacaatatcaatatgaatatattattttccaaccttatatacaccacaaaatactacaaaacagcccaacacaccccaatcttttcatacacaaaacgaccaccgtagtagtgtcaaataacccaaaaatgttacgacgaatgaccagcccaccaccctgcatttatgtggtgtttctccacacccttcccccctccaaaactccataaaatagtagtaaaacatgcagcccaacagcactACAAAACAGtctacaaaacagtccgctacaagtgaataactcgaactcacggctttcgatcaccatcccgtgagttcttacaaatatagaacgacttactatgcatctaCAATAGAAAAAAATAGATGAAAGAGATcattaaacttaccttatttgttggataactcagctcctatcttggttcttcaaactctaggctttacctccaattaggacttgaaagggagagaaaatcaattggggtttgtgggcaatttttgggagaatttttgcagagattatgtctggttattttgccctattatcagtctaatatatgaagaggATATGCCTTTAAAAAtacctctttggacgacccgaactggcccatttttggacgacccgaactggcctatttttggattctcgtttaagcaagtaggtgacagtctgcgcagtctcgcaaaaacgctcatatctctctactcctatatcgtattgacaaaacggtttaatgcgttagaaactagactcatagatatttaatttgatgtgtagaacaccccataactctaagtatattgggagaaaatggcagttacatttgacccaaagtttcagtaaaacttatggaCGTAACTTCTGATGACTcttatcgacttttgttccaccactcgcttgacttcaaaatataacacacaactatcatacgactaacatgactcataacataacctccttatcatgttaaatacTCTGGTCTCACCCTAAAAGTACATactataatattcccaacttgtcgactttcgacgaaacattattttcttcaattactttagcttctgaaccttccaaccctctttgtacgtGTTGtttatgatcttcaatatttgtaaactccaaggtaatatgattaacttactttgtaaacttttcaaatatgatttcatttatgagattacatcaattgacttgcgATGTACTCGTACGTACAGAAACATAGGTTGTAACATCTAGTAAGAGGAATATTAtacaaagagcttacgagtgcggttccaagcaaccggaaaggatgaagatGTTGTtggaatgatgtcgttggtggaAACTGCAATGAACCGCTCCATCctcccacggtcgttgtcatcatccatgctagacaatagatcatggtggccacgcttgtaAAAGGTTTATCGTTCCCCtacggaagattttgggggaataaatattcatcacatgagctaaggttagctcctctccagtttcttggcacaagcgtcggaggcaggcgatcgtcctccacactgaaggacttacatTTGCCAAACATACCTGGTAGTGAAGGAAAAACTCCGCAATCACAGtatcaagctctccgctcaaagaaaatgcacccGAAGTAAATGGATACATGAAAAAGTATGtgaaaccttccttgggaagggtcactcgctccgatagatcaggagcgatGATTTCCAACTCATTGCAGCGGCAATcctccttcacaacaggaatactggaaggacgaatggaagaagggtacctactaacaacccatgtacgagggttagcggTAGGAactttctcttcaaaatccttcgaagtactaagccttcttgggatgatgaaATCCACTGTTGGAGGAACGAAATCCTCGGTTTCATTTTTATTCTTTGAAGAACCACCACGTTTGgaagaagaagccattggaaaataagaaggtaaagagtttgtgtttgaagaaaattagGAAAAGGATGGAAAAATGCAAATCAGAAACTCAAGCAATTGTGAAGCgtaaaggaaaagaaagttgcgTATAAGCAAAATTCTGGAGGTTAAATTcatggccataattacctcgataatcggcaaaagctgtactgaatcatgggatgatgcgtgtttggggcattaaatgcggagagacgtgcatctAATCAGCTGTCAGAGACATTCAGATGGAGTTATAGTAATTCTCGCCCAAaaagtgtttctaccaactttccgataATACAAAGTTATGTCACAGGAAAGCAGATGGActatttgtatagggtaaaatatgatatgacacgtggctgactaaaatgaggacacgtggaatccaaTATGGGATGGTTGAGGACCGAACGCAGCAATTACGCTTGTCACCAGAATGTATAATGTTCATAAAAGTATATTAAAAGCTCTACGCCCGgtggcatttactaaggaatattctacaatATTAAGAGCGACGGTCTGTTACAGATAATTTGGCATTTATACTCAACGTTACATCtcaatcaatgaccctcataattaacattaaaggagggcatgcTCATAGAACTTTTTTCCCtaggcatagctataaatagtgagctcagttaccatTATAAATGATATGAAATTTCTGGCAAAAACATatattatattctatacaaaacttTATACAATTCACTCTCTTGCCTTTTGATCCTATCATTGCTGTGTTCGGAAACCGTGTTCACGGAATCACTATCTATGCTATTTCATCTACACAAGGCTAAGTACTACGTATTTCTTCGATTAtcatattatttcaggatcaaattagtttacttgtctagaaaccacgtataaattcaactgtacaattttacgggtaaacacttATTTATCAATTAACTTGGTTGTGATCTAAACAAGATTAGCAATTTAGTTTGAACCTTTGAACATGACTGTTATATTGAAATCAAACACAAGATAGTAAAAATCTCAACATTTTCTTTCTCATCATGGTTGATATGATAAGCTGAGGTACGCATTAATTTTAACAAATTTCTGTTAACTTGTACAATTAACTTGGATAACTGCAAGGTTGTGAGAGAATTTGATTTTTTCACTTATAGTCATCTCGATATCATTATCTTCTTTCGACTCATCCTATTTGTACTGAATGAGTTgttaatataataataaaatatgggTTAACTTATGCGAAAAGCATGTTTATTATTTGGTGtgaaatgaaaatatgaaaaaatagGTATGTAGTGATATGGAACATGTTAAAGGCATTTATTTCTTAATAACTATAAATCAAGGCGCAATAACGCACGGTATAAATTTATCAATTTTTTTTCCACCGGATCCATTACAGGAAAGGGACAATGTGCAACTTCGAATTGTCAATTACAGCTCATTCTTTAACAGGCATGCGATCAAAGCCTTGACTCCTCCCACAACTTGAGAGCTTACAGTTTCATGTTCTATTTCACTCCACGATGGGGGTTCTTTTCACCGTTTCCTCTATTTCACTATCGGTCATCCATGAGTATTTATCCTTGCAAGGTGGACTTTGCTGATTCACACGGGATTGCGCATGCCCCATGCTATTCGGGTCAGAACATAAGCTAGTGTTACTTTGGTATGAATACATTTTTATTAAAGAATAAAATAAACGCCTCTCATATTCGGTAATAATGCATAATACTTTAAATTTTGCTTTAAAACTAAATTTTCACATGAATACGAATTAGTAAAGGTAATTCTTTATTTTAGTATTACACTTTTGCATTATTGTATTTTTTTACAATAATTTTTGCACAAATAGTATTTTGATCAATACTGGGAAAATATTACTACCAACTAAGGCTCAAATTAAAATTATTAAGATGCGCACGCCCTTTGAAACTGGTAAGAAAGCACATGGGATCGAATCTCGAAGACTCGAACATTGCCATGTGAACAAGGTGTTCAATGTAATTTCAATAAGAAGTATGGTACAACTACCAAATACGTACAAATTAACagggaaaaaaaaatatataaatatgaaAAAGGAAAAGATACGGTTTGTAGTAGTTGCAGTTGACGCAGCCGACGATGATAACAACGACGTCGACGACGATGGAAGGCGCAATTCTGAAACTGCCGTGTCTCCGAACGGTAAGCCGGAACCCTAATATCACCAATCGGAGCTCCGGTTCTCTCCGGTGGCGGTCCCGGCCGTTACATGTTTCAGCTTCAGCAGCTTCTTCTCCTCCATTAATAAACGACACGAAAATTGGACCCGGTTCGCTCGGGCATATCACCCGGTCCGACTTCCCAATACTTCACCAGGTCCTTCCTCTTGCTACTTGTAAATTTTGATTAAGTTTTTTTGGCGGCGTGGAAGATTCTATGCGTTTGTTTGACTTTTCACAAAACAGTATTTTTTTGTCTTTGGATAAATTGTTTGAAAAGTAAGCTGACCTTTTGAAAtcttcaaacttttcaaaaaaagtTCCTCGTATTTTTATTTTTGCGCAAAATCTTCTCTTTTctaaaaactcaaaaactcagTTTTGCCAGAACTGTTTTCGCTAATAACCGAAGTAGATTATACGGATGAATTCTATGTATTATTTGAGGGTTTATTGTAATCTAACTATACTGCTCGCTGTTAGCTAACTGCATCCATTCTTCTTTATCCGAATCTGGGACCGGTTGTGCTTTGCACATAGTAGAGTTAAGTTCTTATGGAAATGCTAGCTGAAATATTGATTTTTGAGTGACATAACGAGCTAAGTGGAATAATCTGATAACTCTTTGGGGTCGCTGGTTTAGAAACAAGTCATGCAGTGATTGTAATACATGATCAATAATGCAGGATTATCTTTTATTGGCCATTTGGTTCATTGTATTAAAATTTTGATAATACGGTGTATAACTTAAACTTTTGTTTGGTTTAAAATTGTATAATGGTTTGAAAAAGGGTTTGAGGAGGCCTGAGGGGTAGTTTTGCCATTTTGAGTGTTTTGTCCATATATAATCGATATGATCGATTATACCACATTGGTCTTAGTAAAAAACAATGACATAAATTGATGTATAGGTTGTATAAAGATTAAATTATACAGAAATTGAAAAAGAATAGCAGACACTGAATAACTAAGTAGAAAACTTTATACCATGATTATTTCTTCTAATACACCCTGCCAAATGTTCCCTTAATGTTGGGTTGGGGGTGGCATTAGCGGTGTAGAATTGATATTACTTGGAATGATATCATAGTGATATTTGCAGGAGATAAATGGCTCAAAGCTTGTATATTTGGACAATGCTGCAACGTCCCAGAAGCCAACAGCTGTAATCAATGCTTTGCAGAATTATTATGAATCTTACAATTCCAACGTCCACCGGGGCATTCATTATTTGAGGTACTCATCTTAAAATGATTTATACtctgcttttttttttctttcaattgttATGAAATCTAGAAGTTCGTCGCAATTTTATCTATCAATAAAAAAATTCATTTCAAATTTCATAGGCTTGTGGTTAGGGACTTCTTttacatattatttttatgtacaCTGTAAACTTGAACATTGCGGAATAGATACATAATACATAGAACCAACACACTAAATTAGGATTGAGGCGTAGTTGGTTGATTGATTTTCAGATATCCTATATTGACTAGTTTGTATTATAATTTCGAATCAAGTGCAAAGGCGACAGATGAGTATGAGTCAGCTAGGCAAAAGGTGGCAAATTTCATTAATGCGGCCGGAGCTAGAGAGATTGTTTTTACAAGAAATGCTACCGAAGCTATCAACTTAGTGGCTTACTCTTGGGGACTCTCAAACTTGAAACCAGGAGATGAGGTATATTTTCTTTCTTCCTAGAgtttgttatttgacattttaatgtCTGGAGATAGCTATTTGAGAGGATTTTTTAATTATGTTAATTATACATATCTTTAACGAACACATATCTATTGTTATCCTTTTCTCCCCATCAGATTTTTGAACTTTCGATCCTTATTCTAACACTTTCTTAAAGTTTTCTGGCAATTGTCGTTGAAGTACTTAGATGTGCTGCTTGTACTTGATTACAAAATTGCTGTCTTCTTAATTTGTAGATTATAACCACAATAGCTGAACATCATAGTGCAATTGTTCCTTGGCAACTTGTCGCTCAAAAGACTGGTGCTGTCCTGAGGTTTGTAAATTTGACAGAGGATGAAGTTCCAGACGTAGGTCAATTAAGAGGCTTTATCTCAAGGAGGACAAAACTTCTGGTCATTCATCATGTCTCAAATATGTTAGGTTGGTGGACACTTTACCTTAT
This sequence is a window from Nicotiana tomentosiformis chromosome 5, ASM39032v3, whole genome shotgun sequence. Protein-coding genes within it:
- the LOC104094395 gene encoding cysteine desulfurase 1, chloroplastic, with the translated sequence MITTTSTTMEGAILKLPCLRTVSRNPNITNRSSGSLRWRSRPLHVSASAASSPPLINDTKIGPGSLGHITRSDFPILHQEINGSKLVYLDNAATSQKPTAVINALQNYYESYNSNVHRGIHYLSAKATDEYESARQKVANFINAAGAREIVFTRNATEAINLVAYSWGLSNLKPGDEIITTIAEHHSAIVPWQLVAQKTGAVLRFVNLTEDEVPDVGQLRGFISRRTKLLVIHHVSNMLASVLPMDEVISWAHDVGAKVLVDACQSVPHMVVDVKNLDADFLVASSHKMCGPTGVGFLYGKSEILSAMPPFLGGGEMIADVYLDHSTYAEPPSRFEAGTPAIGEAIGLGAAIDYLSEIGMQQIHDYEMELANYLYDSLSSVSDVRIYGPAPSQTVKRAALCSFNVKDVHPTDIATFLDQQHGVAIRSGHHCAQPLHRHLGISSSARASLHFYNTKDDVDRFIEALKDTISFFTSFK